The Yamadazyma tenuis chromosome 2, complete sequence sequence CGAGTTGATCATAAAATGCTTTGAGAATACCATCGCCTCGGATCCTTCCAATCTGATTTTCTACGTGGACCATCTTCATAACATCATAGCCATGAGGAATAAGGGTAACTCGAAGTTGAGGCTGTATGTGAATAGTAATGCCCGTAAAGGGCGTTTACTTGGGTTCTCAGATTATACAAGAGCTTTGGCCGATATTGGAATTGTGGGAGTTGATGGAAGTCCCCTGGAGCTTTTGAGCATTGACGATGACTATATCATCTCAGTTTATGAGTCGAGTGTTAAGCAGGACTTCAGAAACTACTCCTTTTTCAATCGAAGCTTAGAAAAGATCGCCTTTGTCAAGAATTCGGACgtgttgaaagagtttTTAAATGACGAGTTATTGCCTGTTGATTTGGCGATCCCTGAGcttggaattgaagaaatcactGAAGATGATGTTGTTATCACTGCCTATGAGTTTAAGTCGGAGGAGATCTCCGACTCGGGGGAGttattgactttgaaaaaagcCTTGCAGTCGATATCCATTAACAGAAAGAGCTTTATATTGATGAATTATATTGAAAGCAACTTGCCTGAGTTATTGGGCAAATATGGCCAGGACTTCCCCATCAATGAAGCTTTGGATATCATGGAGTCAACTCCGAGTACTAATGAGTTTGAGCTCATCAATAAATTTCAAGCAAAGCTAATGAGCTCCGATATTAGAGTTTTAAGACGAGCCCTAAAGTCTATAAACAACTACAGGAAGTCTAAGATCATTGAACAGTTCTTGAGAACAGGTAAGTTGGATCCGTCCTTACTCCCTGTAGAAAACTGGCCAGCCGGTTTGGATAATATCGGTAATACCTGTTACTTGAACTCATTATTGCAATACTACTTTTCGATAAAACCTCTTAGAGATATGGTTCTAGAGTTTGAAGAGCATGATCTCAACTTCATGGAGGGCCTGGAAAGAAAAATAGGGGGTCGTAAGATCGATGTCAACGAGACCAAGAGAGCCAGTCAGTTCATCTACCACTTACAGGCATTGTTCCACGAGATGATCAACACAAATAAGCGATGTGTTCAGCCCAGCAAAGGTTTAGCCTTCTTATCGTTCCTCCCGGCATCTCAGCCCgtgaatttttcaagtccattgAAGGACAAGAACCAGCACTTGGTAGATGGAGGACATGAGACCAATCCCATCTTAATTGATTCGGACAACGATGATGTCGACGACATGGTAATTGATGCCACCAATAATAGCAGGGACAAGACCGCTTcccttgaagaaatccaaaATCCTTTTTCCAGTGATAATGATCCTATGactgttgaagatgttctTGACGGATTCAGCTCATCGAGCTCTCCTGCcactggtggtgatgaaagTGAGGTTGAAGCCAAAGTCAGAATTTTACCTATCAACACTGAGGATTTAGAAAGTACCATTGAAATTGGTAGGCAACAGGACGTTACAGAATGTATTGAAAATGTTAACTTTCAGATTGAAACCGCATTGGATCCCGAGGTGATTGAAGCTGATGGGGAACAAtatgacttgatcaaaaagcTCTTTTATGGAAAGACCAAGCAGACCATTACTCCAATAGATGGAGAGAGCAAAAGCAGAACATCGGTAGAAAGATTCTCGAGTttgatcatcaacataAGTGACCATCCCAAGAACATATATGATGCATTAGACAATTACTTTAACGCAGATATTGTCAACCTCGAAGAAGGGTTGGTTAAGAAGTCCTTGACTATTATTAAATTACCTGATATACTCCAGTTTCAAGTACAAAGAGTTCTTTTTGATAGAGAAAGGTTAATGGCTTACAAGTCCATCGAGCCCATCCCGTTCAGTGAAAAGCTCTACATGGACCGGTACCTTGAGACCGAAGATAAGGATATCCTCGATAAGAGAGAAGAGGTATTTCAGTGGAAATCAGAGATATCCCagcttcaaaatcaaaaacacGACATCTTGCACGTGGATGAGACTTCCAAGATGAACGTTATTGACTCTTTGATAACGACCAAGAAGTATCTCCAAAGCATCAAAGACACCGAATCCTTTGGCATTGATACAGACCTTATCGAGTATATACAAACTCAGATCACCTCATTGAATGAGAAGGTGGTCGCAATCAATACTTCgattgaacaacttgaatccAATATCTCCAGCCAGTTCAATGACTACCAACAGATCGCATACTCCATCTTTGCAGTGTTTATACACCGCGGAGAGGCCAGTTATGGGCACTATTGGATCTATATCAAAGATCCTCACCAGCATAATATTTACAGAAAGTACAACGATGAGATTGTGACTGAGGTCCCTGAGTCCGAAGTGTTTAACTTTATCCAGGGAAACACTGCTACGCCATACTACATTGCGTATGTGAAAGAGGGTCTTGAACATGAATATGTGGAGCCGCTTAAGAGAGTTGTCAAGTGTTGAGCACAAAGCCTTTGATATATTTATAGAGACCAATTTATTCCGATATATGTATTCACCTCATTTGTAAGTGTACCCTTTATGTATTTTCTGATATCGTCCTCATGGCACCTCGAGGGATTGTATACAGGATACTCGCAATACCATGCTGATAGCTTCAAACTTCGTCATTCTCaaacttcaccatcaaccaCATTAGTTCACGGTATCAATTGCAAGCGACTTTCGACGTCTCGACcactttttgttgattatcTATCTGTGGTGTTTCTGAACTTTTGTGTGCAGCCATGAAATTTGCCAGTGCCGTGTTGCACGCCTTTTGGGCCGTCTGCGCTACAGCAACTTccattgaaattgaaaatgtGCAACAATTCCAAACCTCGTTTGACCGTATAAAACGAGGTGCTATTGTCAatgatgtgtttgaaatcagCCCGTCTTTGAAGCCGTTGACAAAAGAGCCCGAAGATAAGTGCCCTCCTTGTTTCAACTGCAATTTGCCTAATTTTGAGTGTACTCAGTTTTCCCAGTGCAACAGCTTCACGGGGTTCTGCGAATGCCGTGATGGGTACGGGGGCAATGATTGCTCGGAGCCACTTTGTGGCAGCTTGTCTGACGGCAATGAAAACCGTCCGAAAAGAAAAGACCCTGTGTGTGCCTGTAAGCCAGGATGGGGTGGAATCAACTGTAATATGTGTGAAGAAGACAACGTATGTGATGCCTTCGTACCTGAAGGACTCAAAGGAACTTGCTACAAGTCGGGGATTgtggtcaacaagttgcaCCAAATGTGTGATGttaccaacaaaaagattGTGGCCATATTGGATGGGAAGATTCCACAGGCCACCTTCAGTTGCAACAAAACCGCCGGAAGTTGTGACTTCCAGTTCTGGATCGACCAGAAGGAATCGTTCTACTGTGACTTGGATAAGTGTGCTTTTGAGTATGATTTGGCCAAGAACACCACTCACTATAACTGCGAGCAAATGGCCTGCAAATGTCTACCAGAAACAATGTTGTGTGGTGAGGCTGGTTCCATTGACATTTCCGACTTCTTGACTGAAACCATCAAGGGGCCCGGTGACTTCACGTGCGATGTGGGCGACAAGACCTGCCGATTCAGTGAGCCAAGTATGAATGAATTGATTTCATCGGTATTTGGGGATCCTTATATCACTTTACACTGCAAGTCAGGTGAGTGTATCCACAAAAGTGAAATCCCTGGTTATGACTTGCCCGACAAAGGCAGATTGACCTGGAGTAACTTATTGTTGATTATCTTGGTCGCCGTTGTGTGTGTTTCGTTGGTTGCAGGTTCTCTTTACAATATCAGCCAAAGTGCGTTGTTCAAGCCCAGTGGAGGATACGAGCCAGTAAATGGGGAATTGAACGTTTTGAACGAGAACTTCACGCCGACTGTTCTTTCGTTTGAAAACATAAGCTACAAGGTCAGGAATGGAGCTCAGGTGTTGAATGGCATCAACGGGTTGGTCAAACCCATGGAATGCTTGGCCATCATGGGAGGCTCCGGTGCCGGTAAAACCACATTGTTGGACATTTTGGCTGGGAAGAATAAAGATGGTCACATCCAAGGAGATATCTACGTGAATGGTAACCGATTGAGTCCTCacgacttcaagaaaatcgtTGGGTTTGTagatcaagaagaccaTTTGATTCCTACTTTGACTGTTTATGAGACTGTTTTGAATAGTGCTTTATTGAGATTACCACGGTCTATGACCATGAGAGCAAAGCAAACCAGAGTCATTGAAGTGTTGAGTGAATTGAGAATTCTTGGTATCAAAGATAGAGTCATTGGATCTGACTTTCAAAGAGGAATCTCTGGAGGTGAAAAGAGAAGGGTTTCCATTGCCTGTGAGATGGTGACTTCTCCTTCCATCTTATTCTTGGATGAACCAACTTCAGGCTTGGACGCTTATAATGCAAGAAATGTCATTGAGTGCTTGGTGAAGTTGTCAAgagactttgaaagaactATAGTCTTCACCATCCACCAGCCCAGAAGTAATATTGTTTCATTGTtcgacaagttgatcttgttgagcGAAGGAGATCTAATCTACTCAGGTGATATGATTAAATGTAACGACTTCTTCAGTAAGAACGGATACACCATTCCCCTTGGCTATAACATTGCTGACTACTTGATTGATGTTACCGTTGACCATAAGAAGCTTATCAAGGTCAACAGTACATCTACGGGAAGtgacttggagaacttggcTGGTTTGGAAAGTGAAGAACAGGACCTCCACCTGAGATTCTTAAGTACTAGGACCACCAGTGATTTGGATACCACTAGTGAATGGGCACACTTGGCACTTCACAGAGATGAATACAATAGCTATAACAAAATCAGTGGtgacgacgaagaagaaactgtTATCCAAGTCCAGAACAAATTGCCCACTCTATTCAAAGAAAGTGTGCTTCAACTGGAGTTGAATGACGAGATCTTggctttgaagaactctCCTTTGAAATTTGAGGTCAATGCCCAGTACAAAAAGGCCAGTTTTATTACCCAAGTTTCGGTTTTGTCTTCTAGaactttcaaaaacttgtaCAGAAACCCCAAATTGTTGTTAACCCACTACATTCTATCTCTAATCATGGGAGGCTTTTGTGGGTATTTGTACTACGATGTTAAAAATGACATCAGTGGATTCCAGAACAGATTGGggttgttcttcttcttgttatCGCTTTTTGGGTTCTCGTCTTTGACTGGTTTGCATACATTTGCCAGTGAAAGGATCATTTTCATTAGAGAAAGAGCAAATAATTATTACCACCCGTTCAGCTACTACCTTACCAAATTGCTTTGTGATGTGGTTCCATTGAGAGTGTTGCCTCCGGTGATATTGATCTCCATTGCTTACCCATTAGTGGGATTGACCATGGAACATAACGGGTTTTTGAAAGCCATTATGGTGTTGGTTTTGTTCAATGTTGCCATATCTATCGAGATATTGATTGTGGGAATCTTAATCCGGGATCCAGGAACCTCCACCATGACTGGTGTGTTGGTACTCTTGTTTTCCATATTGTTTGCCGGTTTGTTCATTAACAGCGAAGAGATCAAATCTCAAATTAAAATCTTCGAATGGATATCCCTTTTCCATTACGCCTACGAAGCATTGTCCATTAACGAGGTCAAGGAtttgatattgaaagagaagaagtaCGGGTTATCAATCGAAGTCCCAGGAGCTGTTATCTTGAGTACATTTGGATTCAACGTATCAGCATTTTGGGACGACATCGTCTACTTGGTGGGATGGCTCAGTGCATTCATCGTGTTAGGATATATCTTCCTTCACTATCTTGCAGTAGAAAAACGTTAAAATTCTATTTATGTTTCCTAGTTGACATAGAATATACACAGTCTGGGGAGAGTAAATGTTCAATTTAGCGAATTCGGTAAGTCGCAAAAATTGTAAACATTTCCTTTTTGGGTAAAGTAATAACCAGTGGAAACTGCTGTAAAATACAATCGCTGCGCCCTAGTATATATATTCCAGACTTTACGTGAACCATATTTCTATCATCATGAAATTAAACTTTATCGTGGCTTACTTGACGACGTCTGTCTTAAGTTTAGAACTCCAACACGCAAAAAAAGACTTGCTCGATGATCTTTTCGGCCTTACTACCTCATCTACTGCCCACACCACCACAGCTTCCCAAAATGACTTGGCAAACTTCTGGCTGAGTTTCAACAGGGATACTTCGACCTCCACCACTTCTACAACTACCCAAGGGCTCTTGGACGAGTTGTTAGGTCTTGTTAGTACCACAAAAGCCACTTCTAGCACCAAGGCTGCAACAACTACACACGAGAATACCAAATCCACAGCTGATAGCTCTGGTGACCTGATCCTTTCCCTATTGGCTACTTATGCGACCCACACCGAAGTTAGCTCCACTACTGACTCTTCTGAAACTTCTACTGAGACCAAAACCTCATCCAAatcttcatccaaatcTTCGTCCAAGAAGTCCTCAAAAGCCAAATCCACTCATCTGAGCacaaaatcttcatcaGAAAGTCTGAGTGCTGCAGAAACCGATATATTATCTGAGCTTAGTGGGTACCTCACGGGGGACTTAACTGTCATTGGCAACTACCTTACGAAGGGCAGTTTCACCAATGATGTTGCATCTGCTCTTCTTGCGTACGGAAAAACTCAAACGGCCAAGGCCCTTATCGACAGTAGCACCACCAGTTCTCCTGATAAAGAGACTTCGTCTACGTCTACGTCTGctccttcatcaacttctgATAGTGAAGATGAGCATACCACCTCTTCAGATGACGGTGCCAGCACATTATCCAAATCGTTGTTCAGCGTGTTTGCACTCTTGGCTCTTAGCGTAGTATGAGACGATACCACTAACGTAAATATACATGATACCAACGCACACTTACCCATCAGACAAGCACAATGCTTGTAATAAAGACAGATATGTATGAAGAGATAGCAACGTGTATTGTTCCAGATATATTGTATTTGAGTCTGTATGCGATGTTCAAGCCTTGTACAATGCCAACTTTCCGACTGATTTGGAAACGTCTTGAACAAAGTCTGAATCACTTTCTGTGGACAGACTGTACTCGTCTGAAGCAAAGTCAATGTCCATAACGTCTTGCTGGCTGGAGGCCGTTTGTGAAGTGGACATATAAAACTCTGGAATTGGAGACAACTGGGGTGGTAGATCCATGAACAAATGAGCTCCGTCTTCAATATGGGTAAGGTTCTTGCCAAATGAAGGGATTGAAAACGCTTCGGAGGGGGTGATGGGGCTATTGGCACTTTGGTAGTGGACAAATCTGAGGTTGGAGAAATCTGGTGAACAAAGACAGTAGGAATAGTCAGGAaatatcaacttgatgcTGTTGCTTGTCTTGATATACTTGAGAGTTTGTCTTTTTAATGTCTTGAGAACCGCAGCCTCCTTGTAAGGTTTCAACATGCCCTTCATCTTGACAACCCGGAAGTCACTTTGCAACACTGCTTTGTACTTTCCAAAAATACCatcctccacaaacaagtttggatctggttttggtttttcaaTACCATGGGTTTTGTGCTGAACCATAGAAATGTATTGGCATATAAATGTAGCAGTGGGTGTGCATAAAGTCGTACGTTGAAGGGACATGATAAGAACTTTTCTTGTAATTGTGATAGCAATGTCAGCAAAATATGTgaatttcgcagccattCCCAATGTGCTGACTAAAACTGCGTATTTCAcaaacatcaccaaaatcaaaaccTAAACCTTACTTAGATGTTTTTACTAAACTGTATATTATTATTCATTAATAGCTCTAAGCAGACaacaaaaaccaaaaacaaacATGAAACATAATTAATCAAACTCGGAGATAAAGGTTGCTTCTGAAAAGGCCACTCCAGTTTCGGATGCAACGTTGTTATCATTGATGGTCATTTTATTGCAGTACTGGTAGATGTAAGGCTTAGTACCGGCAACTCCACTAAcgatgttcttgatgaactgAGGAATCTCAGCCATCACGTCAACCCGTTCAACCAACGACTTCAATTCACCCTTTACATCCACATGATACGACTTGTCAGCAGCATCATGGTTAAAGGTGATTGCCTTTGGAACTGGCCAGCCAACCTCATCAATCTCGGCGTTCTCGTGTACAACATCATTGTTGATCGAGGCCAAAAGGATTTTATCTttaccacaaacaacaccaataTTAACCTTAGTATTAGCATATGATCTGGGGGTGGTGAATTCCATCTGAACGGCAGAGTAGTTTTCGGACTGgaagttcaaaaagttccAGCTCTTCGCCGCATGATGAGGTTTCATACCTTGCAAGGCCATAACAAACATCGTAAGCCCATTGATCTCTAAAGTAGTATCCAAGGCTTTACTCACTATAGTACCACTGACTTCACACCGCGGCCAGAAACAATGACGCATGGAGCCCCAAGGTTCTTCAACGTCTTCTCCATACAAAGTCGtcccatcaccaccaaaaataacTCCTGGAACCAATCTCTTCATGGTGAATTCCACCACCGAATCGGGGTTGACATCTgacttcaaaatcacctcGGTTCCGTCCTCATTGAACTCAATCGACATGTTGTCAGCATAAAAGTTGGATCCTTCTGTACGGAAGTTCTCCAAATGAGTGGAGGTCCAAAGGTTATTTTTGCCTTTGTCGTCGTAAATCCGGAAAGTAAATTGGGCGGTGGTGTGAACTCCCATGATGTTGGAGTGAATCACCTGGGCAAACCCAGTATAACCGGTCTTCAAGCACGTGAAGTAGAAGGTTTGAGTCTCAACATTGGTGTAGTTTGGACCCAACCAATTTAAGTCCTTCAAGGTGGTTTCTCTATAACAAGGCTCACCTTCTTTAACTTTATCTGTGACTGGGTGAAGAGCTTCTCTTCCATATTCTGGTTCTGCGGTTCCAGCGACTACCGAAAGTCCCGATTGGACCCATTTTAACATGATATATTATGAATACTTTAATCTGCTAACAGGGAGAATGTTTTTTCTAGCAACCTTCATCGAGCGCGGGCGCGGACGAGCCCAGCGTCAACTGCGACCCAGGCGACGGGCCAAACATCCGACACGCGACACGCGACACCATGCCACTGGTTCCCCCCGCGACATCGTCCTACAAAATTCTCGGATCGTAGTGTTAAGTAATATTTTCTAATTTCCCACTTGTTCCTTGTTAACAACTCATTtggtttgaaaaatttccaTTGATCTTCCCACAAGTTTCTTTCAGCTACCAGAGCCCCACCTCCAAGCCAGACCCTCGTATCTTCCGTACCTGGACGATCACTGCTGACTTGATCCTGTTTGCACCCTTTCCAATTAGTGATACCGCATATTCTTTTCGTCAGCCGTCTCAAACCTATTCAAGTTAAAAACACCGGTATCCACATCCTCCGTCCTGAAGTATGGAGACGCCCAAAGTTGTAACGCTCCACAAAGGTGTGGAATCTCCGTCCTTTTCTATAAAATTGCTGGCCGATGTATTAGAACAACTTACCGTCTTTTCCCGCAAAAATCTCAAAcccaagttggtggtgaaagGCGGTCAAATATCCATAAAACTCTCGGACGATGTGATATTCACATGCTCTCAGGTGCCAGAATACCAGAATCTTGAGATATACCAGTCGACCCTAGACCCTGGTGTTTTTGCCATTTCGGGCAAAATAAAGACAAAGCTTAATGTGGTGGCAGATGCTCCTCAAGTCAGAGATTTGGGTAAAACTCCCACCAAGATACAGGTATCTACATCTGTTTCCTCCGAGAATCATGCTGGGGTCTTGACCCAGTCAATGCCAGCGTCGCCGTTGAATTTTGATCCTTACCTCGTGTCGCCAGGTGATTCCAAGTCGGACGTTGTATCTAAGTTCCTTTTCCTTTTGGCAATGGGTCCTACGTCTCGCGAGCAGCTCACAAGCGTGCTCCAGTACAAGCCTAAGGAGCTCGACGAGCTATTACTAGAGTACTGTCAAGTGTATGATGGTAATGATGCATTTTTGGCGGATGACATATACCCCAATCGAAGAGCTATCACCGGTTTGCCTGATACGAAGTTATACATATTGAAGGATAAGGCATACAAAAACCTCCGTCCCTGGGACTGGAAGTACTACTCGACTGAGGAGAGGCTTCTCATCATAGCCAATTCTCACAACGCGTTGAAGAGATTGGGATACCTGGAAACGCACCCATTACGCAAGAAAATCCTCGAGAAGCCAACCGTGTCAGAAGACGTGGCAGGGCTGAAGAAGCCCCCAAGCAGCCTCGGGGGCGGCATATTGGTGTCGTCCAAAAAAACCTCACCTTTTAAGAAGTCTCAAACCGATTCTCCCCGTTTGGGCCCCTCCAATGGGCTTGGCAGCACTCCTACTCTTATGATACCTGCAAGTAATTCTACCAATTCGAGCCCCTTGAGGCACGTCAAAGAACTGAAAAAGAGGCAATTGAGCCAAAACTCGAGTTCATCATCTGACGAAGAAGCCAAACGAATCAAAAAGGATAAGGACGATGTGACATCACCTTCTTCGgtcaatgatgatgacgatgaatTGGACGAGTTGGACAAATCTAAGAGCAACCACTATACCATGTTGGCCACTAAATTCAGAACAAAGTATAAAGACTATGAAACCTTATACAACTCATTGCATGAGGGGTCAATATCTGATCCTAAGAAGGCACTCAGCAAGCTTTTTGAGCTCCACCAGGCGTTAAAGGACTGGAAAAAACAGTTGTGGAATTATGATAATGAGCTCAAATCAAAGACTACCATTATGAATTTATCCAAGCATAAAAAGACCGCTGACTCTTCCGAAAATCATTCGGACCCCAGCATTACATTCAAACATAAGAACCCCAAGACCGTTAAGCGGGTTCTTAACTATTAGCATATTTTGATTTAATATAGGATTCAAATAAAGGACTACAGTAGAACATATATAAGTTAACACTCAttttattttatttttggTTTCAAGCGGCGTTTCGGGCAATTAAGGGACAAAACTTCTCAGGGAGAAAGACGTGCAAGAAATGCCCATACTAAATTCGGGCACTTCGAACAATTCGCGTTTTGGCTTTAAAACGCACGGCATCATTTCAGGGTTAAAGTATGATATGTCTTGCatgaaggtgttgaagtttttcatTTTTTGAATACATATTCTCCTTACAAATATGTAACCGTATCTCTTGCTTTTTGTATTATAATTATTTAAATAAACGACAGTTGAGTGATACGGGTTTATCTGGTAGTAAGGTTTGATAACACCTGAACAGGAACTTATTGAAGTACATGACCGACATAGCCCACGGCGCCTTAACCCACTGAAGATAAGAGGTTTGTTTGGTGGTCCAAAAATACAACCGACTCACTGAACATCAACATAATAATCATATTGTGGAGTAAACATAAACCTATAATTAAATATAGCCGGCTGTGTTCGGACCCGCACTTTTTCAAATGCGACAGGAGCCCGAAAGCGGCTGAAAAAGGTAATGAGCATAACCTGAACCACCTTTGCAAATCACCTAGATAGGCCACCATCACCCTGTGGCAGAGAACCACAGATGACCATCTTTACTAGCTTACGAAAAACACCCACTTAGTGCAGTTTAATTGGTGGCCGGCGTTTCACGGGCTGCCACGGGGTTAAAGTCCCATACGCGCAGATAGATGGAATAGGAAATGCCTGAAAGGTTGCCTGAAGTCAGTAGGAGCAGGACTGCTCCAAGAGAGTGACTATAAAAAGAGCCCCGAATCCCCTTCCTGTTTTCTGGTTAAAATATTACCTTCTAATATCTATTCAAATATGCTGCTCAAAACTAGACTTCAGTCCTTAAAGAACAAACTTTCTTCtaacaaaaccaaaagctCAAAGAACAGTACAGCAGAGCAAATCCATAAGGCTAACAAGAGGGTGCCTCAGCCTTATGATAAGCCAAGTCTGCCTGGTGGAACTAAGATGCATATCTTATGAGTATTGTCTTGCCATACTCACTCAAGTGTTGAACTAGAGAGGTTCTAACCTATTTGTGATTCTTGAGATCCAAGCACCTACAACACCATCAATGTGTTTTAGGTACATGGAACTTGTGCTATTTCTCGGAATTCATCGTGAGCAAGGTCACGGTGTGTGTTGTCGCCGGGTTGTGGCTCTACTTTTGTTTCTTTTATGTTTTCAATATTTTGTGTATTTCAATATACCTGTGATTAAATTTCGCACCCAACCTGCACGAAAAGTAAAATATCACGTTGCAGACGAATTCGCCCGAGAGTGCAAGCGGATCCTCGTTATTTCAGTAAACGGGTATGCATACCCCGGAGAGTCATAGTCACGTACGGTCTATCTCGGAAGTCATAAGGCCATTGTATGATCAGAATGGCTAGGTGTACACCCCACCATACGCTCTAACAGGTCTGATTTTGGCCCGCACACGTCTACCGGACCCCAGATCTACCCCTAGGTTCACGCACGCCATCCAGATCTTGTTCACATGCACTGGCAAAGCCCAGGAAGCCACTTCATCCCTATATTTCTCACCCTCATTAGTATCAGTTTCAGTCACTGCGTGCTTCCCAAATTATCTACATTAGGATAAAACTATTCTCCAAAGTCCATCAATGAATCTCAACAATGGGGTACGCAAGCAATGACGTGCGCGTACCCGTAATTTCAGTCACACGAGAAGCGCGGGCATTTTGTTTGCAGCATTTCATCTCTAGCAACTATTCCAGTCTCCTATAACCAACATGGGTCTTGGAAgtatcatcaccaaacacaTCATTCCTCGTGCAGAGAAGAAGTTCCGTGAGCATCAGAATGCCCCACCTTCaatcaacatcaagaactcgCAATTGCCTGCGCTTCAGGTGCAAGTCTTCTGCCACAACGTGCGGCAAGATGCCAAAGACC is a genomic window containing:
- a CDS encoding uncharacterized protein (EggNog:ENOG503P8XE); the protein is METPKVVTLHKGVESPSFSIKLSADVLEQLTVFSRKNLKPKLVVKGGQISIKLSDDVIFTCSQVPEYQNLEIYQSTLDPGVFAISGKIKTKLNVVADAPQVRDLGKTPTKIQVSTSVSSENHAGVLTQSMPASPLNFDPYLVSPGDSKSDVVSKFLFLLAMGPTSREQLTSVLQYKPKELDELLLEYCQVYDGNDAFLADDIYPNRRAITGLPDTKLYILKDKAYKNLRPWDWKYYSTEERLLIIANSHNALKRLGYSETHPLRKKILEKPTVSEDVAGSKKPPSSLGGGILVSSKKTSPFKKSQTDSPRLGPSNGLGSTPTLMIPASNSTNSSPLRHVKESKKRQLSQNSSSSSDEEAKRIKKDKDDVTSPSSVNDDDDELDELDKSKSNHYTMLATKFRTKYKDYETLYNSLHEGSISDPKKALSKLFELHQALKDWKKQLWNYDNELKSKTTIMNLSKHKKTADSSENHSDPSITFKHKNPKTVKRVLNY